The genomic region ACTTCAGCTCCAGCCGATCCAGCCGCCAATCCGTGAATGAGTAATAGAAAGCGGCGAGAGCAGGCACAACGAAAAAGATGGAGTAGATAATCAGTGCGGGAAATATCATGTAATACGAATACAAATTTTTAGTCCTTTTCATGTCTCACACTCCGTTATAGCTAGGCAGCATAACGATCGTCCATGTTATGCTGCCCTGTATTTCACTCTTTAGAAACCTTCTACACCTTTATCCTGCATCAGCTGACTGAACTTCTCATCCCAGGATTTCAGGACTTCTTCCGGTGACAAACCACCTGCAAATTGATCCTGTAACAACCGGTACAGTTCGCTGCGGTCGACCAGCATGAAAGCATCCGTTGTCAGCACTGTTTTCTTAGGCGTAATATAGTTGTCTACAATATCCTGCTTGTAAGCCGGCAATTCGGGTGTGGTGACGTCACTGAAATTGGATACGTACCCTTTGGAGTCCACGATCTGTTGTGCGACATCCTTGGAAGCAATATAGTCCAGGAACTGTTTAGCTTCTTCCAAATGTTTGGATTTCTTCGGAATGAACAGTTGTCCGCCGAGTGGACTTGCACCGAGACTGGCATTCTCTGACGATGGAATCGGGAATACGCCCAGTTCCATATTTGGATCTTGCTCAGCAACACCTTCAATTAACCAATCTCCCATAAACATCATGGCTACTTCCTTGTTCAGGAATTTACCTACTGCCATGTCATAGCTGTCACTAAGCACATCCGTGTTGGTGTACCCTTTGGTGTAAATTTCATACTGTTGTTCCAGGAAGGTTTTGAATTCCGGAATGTCGGACCATTTTTTCTTATTGCTGTTCAAGTCATCAAAAAACGTCGGCTCATTTTTGGCTACAAAATCGGCAAAAGCTGCAGCAGGCCAGATGTTGGCAGCCCAGGCATCTTTGTAAGGCATGAATACAGGCGTAATGCCACTCGCTTTGATTTTTTCACAGATCGCTAGGAATTCTTCGTAGTTCGTTGGAAGAGACAACCCGAGCTCTTCAAAGATCTGTTTGTTATAAACGACCCCTTGCATCCCTGTATCTTGGCTGACATGGAAACTGTAGAGGTGTCCACCAGAAGAGAGGACGTCTTTGTTCACAATTCTGCTCGCCCAAGGCTCGTTATCCAGAATTTCGAAGTTACGTTCAAGGTTCAGGTCCGTAACTGCGCTCGCCAGATTGTACTGAATAATGTCAGGCGTTTCATCTACAGCGAGTTTAGTTTGCAGTACCGTCGTCGTTTGTTCCGCTGGAATCAGCTGCAAATTGACGCGAATGTTCGTTTGTTTTTCGAATGCATCGAGAATGTCTTGCTGAATGAAGGCAGAGTCCTGAGAACTTTTAGAGATCGCCAGCTCCAGTGTGACTTTGCCGCCCTTACTGTCCCCGCCAGCAGCTGTACCGGAATCCTTGCCGCCTGATCCACAAGCGGTTAACGAGATGGATAATAAACTGGCCAGGATAATGGAAATCGCCTTTTTTCTTTTTATTGTTTTCAATGCAAATCCCCCTCTAAAACGTTTAGTGAATCCGTTTACAAGTCCGATTATAGATTCTTTTCTCTCCCCGGTACATGTCTGTGCTTGAACGTTGATGTGTAAAATCCTGAACTTGAAATCGCTATCATTTCATGGAGTACCGTGATAGAGTAGACTTGAATGTAAGGGATTTCACATCATGTCGGAACAGGAGGGCACCTCTAAGAATGGCGAAGCTCATACATAAAGCAACTCAATTCAGTTTGCAGACGAAGGTGTTTTTGACGTTTCTGGCTCTTCTTTTGTTCGTACTGGGCTGTTTTATCGTGTATGTAAATGTGATTGTTGTCCGCCCGCTCAAACTGAAAACGGAGCAGGATACCCTCGTGACCGCTACGAAGGTAAGAGAGCAGGTTGACCTTTACGTAGAACAGCAGAACCAGATGTCGCAGCGAATATTGTCCAGCAAGGACATTTTTGCAGCCATGGACAAGAGCTCCTCAGCTCATAGTAATTATGAAAGGCTGAAGCAGATTCGGATCATCAAAGACATCATGTTTCAGGCGATCGGGCCGAGTATGAATATCATGGACATGTCCATCTATGACAAGCAAGGCGTTCTCCTGACGTCCTATCTGGGTTCGGGCAATCCACCAGCGATCTTGAACACCATGATGAAGAGTAGCCAGATTGGACGAGATTGGACGGAAAGTGGGTTTGTTCTGCTGCGCCAAGCCGATACTATCTCCTTTGTTCGCACGATTAATGATCAGAACGGCAAGGTGTATGGATATCTAAGCATTCAGATGGAACAAGCCTATATACAGAACCTAACGGAAGGCATAACAGCAGGAGATGTTTATATTCTGAATGAACAAGGGGAGCAGATGACAGGCTCGGAAGCGGGTGTGACATTTCCCAATTGGACGAAGCCTTCATCAGACGAGGGACTGGGTGTCGACAAAGACGACAATTATATCACGCATTCCACATCACCCAGTACAGGTTGGATCACGTATATCATAACACCCAAAAAATCC from Paenibacillus sp. FSL R5-0341 harbors:
- a CDS encoding ABC transporter substrate-binding protein — translated: MKTIKRKKAISIILASLLSISLTACGSGGKDSGTAAGGDSKGGKVTLELAISKSSQDSAFIQQDILDAFEKQTNIRVNLQLIPAEQTTTVLQTKLAVDETPDIIQYNLASAVTDLNLERNFEILDNEPWASRIVNKDVLSSGGHLYSFHVSQDTGMQGVVYNKQIFEELGLSLPTNYEEFLAICEKIKASGITPVFMPYKDAWAANIWPAAAFADFVAKNEPTFFDDLNSNKKKWSDIPEFKTFLEQQYEIYTKGYTNTDVLSDSYDMAVGKFLNKEVAMMFMGDWLIEGVAEQDPNMELGVFPIPSSENASLGASPLGGQLFIPKKSKHLEEAKQFLDYIASKDVAQQIVDSKGYVSNFSDVTTPELPAYKQDIVDNYITPKKTVLTTDAFMLVDRSELYRLLQDQFAGGLSPEEVLKSWDEKFSQLMQDKGVEGF